Part of the Engystomops pustulosus chromosome 4, aEngPut4.maternal, whole genome shotgun sequence genome is shown below.
tcaatcatttcacgagcatgggtaatggatccatagggggcgatgtcatctgggatgtatatgcaacaagccactcccaccatcttacagactcctcccttctcagcaagggtcatgttcAAAGCCGTGCGGGTCTGGAAAGCAtcttggatataattcacaaatctctgttgattacaataaaaccagttaacccaatcaatatctttgctcatagctctttggggaataatggactctagacctgcccatatctgattgtgggccttgtactcatctgggaccccccttggtgctcccactgtatctatataaacgttgtcatctaggtgctcctctcagacctccagaatcctttgggattctctaccttttgtttatgtgtctgatcaaacttatccctggggatcacgaggaaggaatacacaaactttatcaccgtacactcaccttcccagcctctaggcctgacctctcctatccccacaaatcctgtacacgtcagacactgctaatacagggttacctgtgctgtcaatgttaaagaaggtcattgtcttgttgcaccaaccgtaggtaaagtctcctaccctgggggcatcctggtaagccctatggatacagtgatagtcatggttggggtgtccctgagcatacagtcagtcagaagagaccagctagaaagaagaataagtaatgtttgcaatagaaagtgtggaagcatgctggcttccctctagcttcacagacgtggcactggtcagcaggacttggaaaggaccgtcgtagcgaggctccagactctctctctctctctctggtgtctctcttcaccacccgtagtctccaggcttcaggttatgcttcctgaggtctctgtctgaaaGAGGAATcaaaaacacttttgcggaccttttccaaggcctggctcaactgtgtggcatgttccaccttgtttcctgccatcagctatagggtctgtagaAAGTAGAAGCCTagcctgggtgcacagccaaaaaatccttcaaagggggacaattccatctttctgttaaggtggtcctaactgaatggtgggcagcaggaaagcactcgcgccatggtttccctgattcttccatggcctcctggatctctaacttaagagtgccgtttaaagtatctcaaacccaccaccaacttgggaagggcaaggggtgtgcagggcctgttctgcacccaggagggacaaggtttcaggtctttacctgtccagtgaagtgggttctgcgaccggattcaatggtctctggaagtccaaacctgcataaaaatctcactcaccaacttgttggctgcagctctggcagtagccttggtcatgggagaagcttctggccaccctggaaagagatcaatgcacacaggcacatattcctacgtgccactttttggcagctggataaaatccatgagctctttaatcagcgtgccatgcttaaagggggtccctgcagagatgaggaaatctctagccctcctatgggttcatagtcgtgtttagaccccagaactataccttgagtatagatgttcgcccttttaccttccaccagctgtagcacttccctgagtgccatcactgcaCCTCCAGCGCTGACctatgtggagggagtggttctgcttgtactacctcatgtgcgccactgaccactgtatatccagtgtagaaccgtctgtcttctcctgcagacctggagccatctatgagaaaaaaaacctcaacatctgggttaatcacccttctctcccccctctctgaatcctggaagactggcgatagaatgaaggattcagagctgtgcaccttatcagtgtatcctggggcatcaggagtgcacactggagtctgagctgtctggcctttgctcagatgcttgggctgtacttgggtgaggatactgtgcaaggtatgtggggtttgcccAGTAACTGAGGGATCTAGGAtctgggatcaactcactggccttgctgagcagattgctggctgcagctactgacacatgaggggtttccctcacgactgagtctaaccgggcctaataatgggccacttgggaggccaccacgttcctagACTAAGACACcagtggcctagatactcagtgcaaaataaaacaaaagttttatccagtgggatgtgcccaCTGTGCGCAGACAGGATTTGcaagcttaaggctatggaatgcatcaattgcctcctgactaagggcaaatggggaagaggcaatgcagtcatcaaggggcaacatcaggctggaggcaacAGGCCTTATCAGggacctgcaggagctggccagtcctagaatcatgtgaagagacttagggcctcagggcaggggcatattctggactgccagctttctttcctctgtagtgtgtctgcctgtggctgagaagcagtggcctaggaagacaaccttctcctggcagtactggagtttgtctctggaaactttgcagcCCTTTTGGAACAGAAAACACGTAATGTCAATAAATGCACTCCAGCAAACCTGCAAAATGGAGGCAcagaaacagtaggtcatccgcatactgtaAAAGTAcatcatccagtaaggggctagtctgccagtctactccctgtaggtcCATGGAGTACTGGCTAGGTgatttttaccccccttgtgggaatctgcatcaggtatactggaatactgaactggtaaggacaaataggtactggcaatcttcatgtaggggcacagagaggagaacatttgccaaatcaataacagtgaatagtatgtcactctcggggactgctgtCAGTGTGGGACAATCATTAGCAGCTTGGAGGTCATCAACCATCCTACATGCATCCAGCTgtcctttctgggtctttttcttgactgagaatgggttaaaatcatcatcagACTAGCGGGTGAGGAGTCGCACATCAGTTCTTGTGCGTGCTGACATCCTCCttcgttacccccccccccccttgtcctgccctgttgggggcCTTCTCCATTTCCTAGAGTGggcagtcacttcagtaatgtctcctccatgcaaCGCTCACTTGTGTCGgttggttgagacttccggaaatgttgtcagtctcactttggcgtggtctgtgaaactaccgACTCTGGTCTCTGTTCCCTCTGTATGTCAATTATCCCCCATGTGTCCTAAAGCTGTAAACAGTTCCGGGGACACACAGGACTCTCTTAACCATCTCTAGCTCAGCGTTCTGTGctttctataaagttctggccagactccaacgtctcaataaaatccaggtacacttatgttGGTTTGTAATCATAAAGgaataaaagtcagtcataggctctgtaatacagtcggGGGactcgttcttgcttagtctgtttgtggggtacacaggaggacatcacatcatactgtattcttgtatcaCAAGCAAGTTCCTTCAAGTTTTTTTTAGGCTGTCAGTTTCTGTCCCACTTCTTTGTAAACATCGgcaaggtcagaacagaacacagaCACAGCATTCCCAGGCAAAGCCCTAGACTTTTGGAGAACTTCGCTTATCCGTGCTTCAAGGTTGGTTCTATAcataacaaaacgcagctccaacagccacCTGGCTGTCcctcttgttaaccctttaaacgccagaaagcagataccagagacattgcaacactttttatagtaatttttctctaatcgtcaggatcaaataagtCTTAACTAGACCATAATAAACCAACTAGCTTCCCACTTCAAGAATTATTTGAACAGAGATGTAGAATTCTAGATGAAATCATCTTTTTCCGGCATGTATTCCAAACATCTGTCCAGACCCTTcaagggtgctcagctgctatcctcaaccagcctttatggctgccaacagagtaaagtcataggcaattaactttcagggacttgaagggaatataactgtcttaagatggccgccactgaagaatggtagggcgggtcatcttctctaaccaccagttacaggggtggagtctgcattccAGACGACATCTTTCCCTTGcgaggaaaataaaataaaatctctttttctcaaattttttccacatcaaaaactttgaaatgacccttatcgcctgtctctttcttcaatgggcactctgaaggatttctgtcactctgtcctggtccgtccgtcaaagtcagaggttctaagtgtctgtttgcaaatatgatcaagttttctcacttgtacaatcatcagatcctctgacacatcccaaaaccttcaaacctaccgtatatactcgagtataagccaacccgagtataagccgagacccctaattttaccatcaaaaactgggaaaacctattgactcgagtataagccgaggtagggaaatgcaatggtcacagaccccccccccagtatgtagccagtatgcccccagtagtatacagcacagcccctagtagtatacagcctgcccagcgttaaaaaaaaaaagacaaacttatatactcaccctccggtggccccgatgtgcagcgctgctcccccgatgtccgcgcgggtcctcttctggcttccgcgcccatcttcttGCTTCTCGTGCCCGGCGTCATAAAAATGGTGGTGTGCGATACATATGTGTAGCGGACACTTCTTTAAagaagtttgcacatgaaagaacaagcaaagtccatcagaaaactggctcccgacctttagtaaatgtgtcccactatgTGTAGtttacctgtggagtgtgcagagtgcaccagattaatcaaaactgatgcacaggggcacatttacttacccggccgacagaGTTCCCGAaatacggagtgtccgacgatcatgcaatCCGggacgattcacaaagatcgggcgcccgatttcctgcatctgtcgcttccccgatcaggtccgctggagttcaccttcttcctggtgtatgtaagtgcattgtcttgcgacacaatttcaatcttaaattccgtgctcagtccgaatcagtcagatcgtccaacggccacgccccctgatttctgtcgcatgaaagccgctgCGCTAAAATttggtcgtgtgcgacacaaaccccttgtaaatacctgtcacagcggcacaaatcctgaaaatttccaaaatctgaTGCAAGTGCGATCCGTGGGACCCATAGTATTTTAGCCCCATAGTCTTCATTAATCCGCTGCTCtgcaagtgtgcaccattttttgttggtgcacattgggccacatttattaaagcgtttgtgccagttttctgtctagcTTTTCACTGAAAAGAACCGAAATacaaactgcctgcacatgtattaAAGAAGGGTTCGCGACATATTTGTGTCGCGGTTGAACAATGCCTGAcgggacacaaaattctgcacataagggGCCATTCCGGTGCGGAGTTTGCACACATTTATCATGTAGCGTCGGACAGTATTGTGTTGCACGGTCTATgctaaagttgcaccaaaaaaaatttttttaaaatggtgcactctgtcggagcagttgggggggcaccagattcacgaagaacgtgcaacacatttcatgaatctgccgcaccctctacaggcaaactgcacctagttctGTAGAATTGGGGtgtacgtcagtaataaatgtggtgaaaaCTTGGACTAAGCACTAACTcgaccctttaggtgcacatcttTTCTGCATTGTTGGACAacgagcagccgcgacacaaaactggcgcagacactttataaacacatgcgcaggcagtttgtatgttctctctagtgcaaactcagacagaaaactggtgcaaacactaatAAATGTGGTCTATTGTATAGAAAATATTTCTAAAAAGGAGCACTCTTGTTTTATGGATCTTGTTTTGGTTCCATTACTCTTTATTGAATtgtgcacataaaaaaaaaaaattggtaacaACTCACAATGTTCAGAAACTACTCAATGTCAAAGTTAGTCAGGACCAGAAAAATGGTGCACAGAAATGAGGGGCATAGACACATTGGTAAAACATAGGGACCCGGTTTTGGGTGGTAACATCCCAAAGTAGAATGGAAGTGATATAAGACACTGggaaaaaagagaaataagacTAACTGGGGGAGGGAGGGAACACATGGGGGCTATTGGGGTATCTAGACCTCTACTCGGTGCAACTGCCAACGGACAGCCAAGAACCCAAGCTGGTCAAGGATCTAGTGAATGGTATTGAGAATATTTCTGCTTTTTCCTGTGTATAAGGTGCTAGAAGATATTGCCCTGCTGTGCTTTACTTTCTGTTGTCTCCCGACACACGGGTAAAAAGGTGACTTTATTAGCCAATCAGGTCACTATCCTCAGCATCATAAATTTCAATCATTGGTGCAGATTGGCCGCCCTCCACCTGCTTGGCACCTGGGCATGTGCACGCTTTCCTCAGTGGTAGAAACAGGCCTGACCACTGTCTAAGACTATGGGCGTCACATGATGTCTGGTTTTAGATGCAGTAACAATGACAACATGGGTGCCGTATAGTTACATCCATTTGTCAATATGATCCCTACATCACTAGAGATTCAATGATGAGTGCAGAGAAGAGAAATGTTTAAAGAGGGCCTATCAGctataaaaacggcactaggagcggcttactaaagtagcgttattggaaacctccgataatgctgacaaacactgctgcgctatACAATAGAAACGCTGGACCGCGCTGGAAgcagtctggcgtattcatgagggggcggtccaaggcgctgcttcttccccagaccgccccgcCCACTCCATTGGTCAGCGGCGACTGCAGCATGCGGCACCCACCCCTAAtcctgcccccctcatgaatatgcccgacCGCTGCCAGCGTGGTccagcgtttctagtgtacattgcagcagtgtttgttagcgttatcagaggtttctgataacgctagcagtgtaacactgctgcgtctgttttagcactaggagctgcttactttagtaagtagtTCCTAGTGAtgtttttagaggtgacaggtcctctttaagtaaatgATTGCAACAATAATCCCAAAGAATCTTCCATGTTAGAAAGACATAGATTAGTATTCTCTTTGTAAGTGATATTTCTTAGCTACAGATTCTTAAACAGATACTTCCACATCTAAACAGTGGGGAGAATATACATAATGCAGCATGAAGAGGCTCGGTGAAGGaggtggtgaaggtgtgtaagtgtctgatggggtcacacagctcataGAAGGACAACTCCCCCGCCTCATAATCCAGACAGATCCGGACTCCATTACTGGAGATATTGTGAGGTAACCGGATCTTattactgtcatgtatcacataaTACTCATTATTATTCCTCATCAAGCTCCAGGACTTGTTATTATCTCCAATGTATGACTGGCGCCCCCTCCTGTCTATACTGGGATAACACATCCCgaccctccacctccacctccctgATCTACTGCCctccacatcccagtaatgtCGTCCTGAGGTAAATCTCCGGCTGCTCATCACCTGATAATCCTGGAATCTCTCTGCTGTTTCTGGACGATTCTGCTTCTCTTGTGTCCAGGTTGCAGTTTTCAGGTCGTCTGatatatggagattattattagccGTGTTTACATCTAGTAATATGTCTACAGGGACCATCACATAGATCCCGCTCCTTATACCTGATATTATGTCacataatgtgtgtaatgtgtctgagatcacagtcacatccagaccatCTACATCATGGCGCTGgttatcatgtccccctgtgtcctcatcacctcccccctcctcaggatcacacaagtcacctgtgtctggttcctgtaacacagtcagtggatcagtcatgttacacagctcctcaatgtgcCTCATCTTCCTGGACAGCTCGTCCTTCTGTATCTCCAGCTTCTGGATCAGAGCAGACAGTGAGAGGGACTCTGCCTTCTCCTGCCTGGAGATGTCACTCAGGACCCTCTTCTCCAGGTCGTCCAGTCGTCTCCTGAGGTCTATAaacagggcagtgactctctcagcttctccagatgctttttcttgagcttttctccagctctcctccagactctggactcttttctcagtctcctctctctttGTGATCAGTTTCTGGAGAACATTTCTcagtttcttcttttttttctcagAGGCCTCATCCAGCATCTCCACCTGGTGCCCCCGATGTTCTCCGGCCaaactgcaggacacacagatacagatgTTCTCCTTAGTACAGTAATACTTTAACACTTCCTTATGGACAGAACATTTCCTGTTCTccagggaagtgctggggtcagATAAGACGTGTTCTGGTGACTTGCTGTGGACTTTCAGGTGTTTATCACACAGAGAAGCCTCACAATGTAGACAGGacatcacagcaggtacaggagagtCCACACAGTAAGAGCAGAAGATCCCGGTTTCTCTCGGTGTTGGTTGAGTAGTCAGTAAATTCTCCATTATCTTCCGCAGAGCTAAGTTCCTCATCAGTGCCGGCCGCTCCTGAAACTCTTCCCTACATTCAGGACAGGAATAACCCCCAGACCCGTCCTGTGTATCCAGCACACGATCAATACAgacccggcagaagttgtgtccacatctcagcATTACAGGATCTGTATAAGTGGTCAGACAGATGGAGCAGTCCAGCTCCTCTCTCAGGTCAGCAGACGCCATGACTGATAGAAGGCAGGTGAAACTGAAACTACATATGTCTGAGGCAGGACAAGTTGTAGTCACACCCATTCATTTAACCCTTAATGACCTTTAAATATTTCCATCCCTGTagcttcagggcgcgttcacacgttgcgttttgaccttcgttttcattgcgtttgaaacgcatatacaacagctgaggaggggttctttgcctaattacatcactgttaacatttccatttacaaaacgcatcataaacgcgatgttaacgcacgcgTTGACAAAGTGTTAACGCATGctatttgttaacgcatgcgttaacattgcatttgcaaacgtaaacggtaatgtaattaggcaaattacctctcatcagctgttgtatatgcgtttcaaacgcaatgaaagcgcaaccaaaacgtgtgaacgcgcccgcagggcgtttttaggccgtttttggtccgtttttagttttcagatcgttaaaaacgcattcgtttttgtccgtttttccgaaacggatgccttttttaacgcatgcatttttaacgatctgaaaacgcagtaactaaaaacggcccaaaaacggcctaataacggcacgtgtgtcttcaccctaaggccggcgccacacgtggcgctttgtctgtgcttgcaaacgcagacaaagtcgcgcccaccggggcgggcctcggcccgatcgcatcggcgtttctatggaaaccagtggaatgggtcaaaaacgcaacgcacaatGCGACGCAACGCACAACGCTGCTCACAACCGCTATCGGTGCTGGCAAAGATCACCGGTTTTAACGCCTTAAGTCCTGCCATCGAACGgcaattaaaggagttttcccacaattCAAAGTTACGCCCTATCCacaggggtccaatggggttccAGTTatctcagtcggaccccttgtcgtcCCAGATAATAATGGAGCAGACATCTTAATGGAGCCGACAGAAATTGGCGAGCGCCGCGGTCAACGATCTCCGTCagggccatagagatgaatggagcagaatggtcatgcacagtcgtctgctccattactctcccggATCAAagaaggggtccgactgaggtaactgggaacccatcggacccctcattttcgtgatctctgggggtctcatcactcatTACTAGGACCTAACTTGATttgtaggacaacccctttaaatgacagcGCTACCATTTTGGATCCGGTCGCCGCCCCCTGTGACATCATAGGTGGATGTCGGCCAGTTGCTATGATCTTTAACAGACCCAgtaaatttacaatatactgcattaTAGTTGTGTTGCAGTACATTGTATAAGTGATCTGACGGCCTTGGGTTAAAGTATCTGAGGGagtctagaaatacagtaaaattttatttagtgaaaacatttttaaaaaaaattgtaaaaaaaacttcaaagttcaaatcactctcctttccctagaactgatatagaaataaatacataaaatcttaaacatgttaggtatcgttaGGTCCCCGACGGTGAACCCTGTAAacgaaaatagcgcctaaatgtccgaaacgcaacttttttgtaacacagaaaaaaataaatcaaaaaaatGATCAAGATGTCTTACAgatcccaaaatggtagcaataaaaacaacATCAAAGAATTACACCACACGCAGCTCTATATGCTCCAAGTTATTAGCGTAGTGTCATTCTTTGACAAAACAACACCGAGGTGTCACTTTCTTGGGTGCCGCCACCTTGgcttggatcgtcgctccccgtgatgtcatcgattGCTATGAGAGCCCCGGGTCACACAAAaacctgaggctgtcttgttttaggcTATCATGTGCaaagtactgtagtatggcattatatggtaggatcaatagtaaaaatagtaaacaaatttaaaaaaaaacctaaaaattctaattacctccctttccctaaataaacactaaaaatcataaacatgttaggtacctCCGCCTCccaaaatgtttgatctatcaaaatgtaataacggtTATTTCCCTCGTTTAACGTCATCAAATGTCGTAAAaagttacaccacacacagctctgtacacctaaGTATGTATACTTTAGTTATTAGAGCCaggagatggcaaaatgaagaatcttttaattttttatttttgtaaatgtatgaaaagattataaaacctttataaatttggtatcccccgtgatcacaccgacccaaagaataaaggagacctgtcatttgtggctccggcctcttagtgaatatgggcgCAAACACCACCAATTCCAACATGAAGaccagaggggcacatttacttacccgatcttgtcgcgatccagcggcgcgttcttagtcgaggattcgggtcttccggcaattcacaaaggtagtgtgcccgatgtccaccaggtgtcgctgctgcgctgttcgctggagttcacaatcctattcctggtgcaggtaagcgcgtgtccagcgacacattttttatttttaaaattcagtGTTTTTTCCAAATACTTCAGGttttccacgccccccgatttccgtcgcatgcatgccggcgccgatacgccacaatccgatcacgtgcgccaaaaacaattcagggaaagaccgcgcaaatcggaaatattcgggaaacctaacgcaaaatagcgattcaggcccttagtaaatgacccccagagtatTTTGTTTTAGTCTCCACCAGAACAAAAAGGGTGGCAGGGACGGGAAACTACATAAGGTTTCTCTGTCAGAAAACTGTCAGAGAAGCCATAATAAATCTCACCCAGTTTCATCTAGTTCGGGTTGTTCTGAGATAACGTGAGGGTCATCTGAAAGCTTGTTCAGATGAACAAAAATGTCTATAAAGTACAGATAGTCTTCTGGATGAATGTCACACCTGGAGTGCTGCACCAGTCTTCAACCAATACTCTGAATTAGATCTTAATTTATACTTTTCAGCCTCAAAGTGtgtctatatattatacataaactGTTAAATCAGATATTACAGGGGCCTTACAAACTTGGTTCAGAGGTTGCACCATAGCAGGTATATTATGATCTCGGAGTCAGCCTAAACTCAGCCTCTGGGACCCTTCAAAGAACTGAATTAGGTCTAAATGGAAATGGATAGTGATCAGTTGTAGACCTGGCTTCATTTACCCACATCAACTTGATGTTATTTCCATGGAAAGTGACTTCTGGACACTGCATGGGGCAACACCGAGGGTCCTGGTAGCCATCACTGAAGCAGGACAAAAGCAGTCAATCAAAAGAAGCAATGCTTAAAAAATGTAGCTATATATATTGTCTAATTGCCATATGAGGTTGGGAAGGAAGTTTTTATTTACATTAAGGACCAATAAGTCAGGGTTTAATAGGGTGTCTTTCCTTAGCTTCTATTCTTTGACCACTTTTCCACATAGGATACATCTTTTTCTTTCCGAAATACCCATaatgcagcatgaaggggctcggtgaaggtggtggtgaaggtgtgtaagtgtctgatggggtcacacagctcataGATGGACAACTCCCCCGCCTCATAATCCAGACAGATCCAGAATCTATCACTGGAGATTTTTTTAGTTAACTTGAATGTATTACTATCATGTGTCACCAAATGCTGATTATTGTTACTCATCAAACTCTAGGACTTATTAAATCCAAGTGTAACTGAGCTCCCCTCCTGCCTATACTGGGATaacacatgtgcaacaccctcgccgatgcaatggtgaaggagtgcttgcgaatacgtcccacagcatgtcatcacatcacacaggggacattgcagtggtagatcctgcctggcaaggcaggagttaagtgttttgtatgatgtaagatctaTCATCCAATCACCTGTATTGCATTCTatccaatgtaagctgagatgtaattggaggagcagccaccacctgaccaaggagagttacaaaacccctggccaggaatgttctagtgagcagtctctccctggagggagaagagctcagttctagtcagacctgagggtctgcaggacaccagaacagaagagtttagttttagcctagctcagatcagaagaagcagactgggttatcccagtccagactctattcagccagcataccataccagagcaggaagagcctagcccctgcctctgaagagtggagctaatagataagagttagtgaggaaaggggtatcatcctaccttcaagggtgatacctgaagcactccaggacaagctgaagcttcctattaggacacagctacctcccagcctgcccgctgcatccaggctggcgatctacctcctgtggcttcctccaactgcatctcagcaatcgaCCATTCTGTTAAagacacgttgctgcggttcctgtcggttccaataaagaactgtaagttgtttttgttcaacctctgcctccgtctggtccctgctaatacggctgccttcatcacaggcaccctgtccaccacacagagactcctaCTCTAGACAcccaagggttgccccagggagatccgctatagcagcctctccctcatcatttcttgccaacaccaccctgctggagacctgccaggctgtatgacagccctccggttccccataccaagcaccgtgacactagcgtgcctaggccgcaaccgccagccactcaggtactgcgggccccggctgactccaggccccgagaaaaggctaggccccggtgggggatgttgcacatgcctaTCCTCCAATTCCCTGACAAATTCtctccacatcccagtaatgtCGTCCTGAGGTAAATTTCCGGCTACTCATCACCTGAGGAGAATCCTGGAATCTCTTTACTGTGTATAGAGGTTTCTGCTTCTCTTGTGTGCATATGGATATATGGATATTATTGGTAGCCGTGTTTACATCCAGTAATATGTCTGTAGGACCCTC
Proteins encoded:
- the LOC140126123 gene encoding E3 ubiquitin-protein ligase TRIM21-like, which encodes MGVTTTCPASDICSFSFTCLLSVMASADLREELDCSICLTTYTDPVMLRCGHNFCRVCIDRVLDTQDGSGGYSCPECREEFQERPALMRNLALRKIMENLLTTQPTPRETGIFCSYCVDSPVPAVMSCLHCEASLCDKHLKVHSKSPEHVLSDPSTSLENRKCSVHKEVLKYYCTKENICICVSCSLAGEHRGHQVEMLDEASEKKKKKLRNVLQKLITKREETEKRVQSLEESWRKAQEKASGEAERVTALFIDLRRRLDDLEKRVLSDISRQEKAESLSLSALIQKLEIQKDELSRKMRHIEELCNMTDPLTVLQEPDTGDLCDPEEGGGDEDTGGHDNQRHDVDGLDVTVISDTLHTLCDIISGIRSGIYVMVPVDILLDVNTANNNLHISDDLKTATWTQEKQNRPETAERFQDYQVMSSRRFTSGRHYWDVEGSRSGRWRWRVGMCYPSIDRRGRQSYIGDNNKSWSLMRNNNEYYVIHDSNKIRLPHNISSNGVRICLDYEAGELSFYELCDPIRHLHTFTTSFTEPLHAALCIFSPLFRCGSICLRICS